The Pseudomonas sp. MPC6 nucleotide sequence TCGCAGTCGTGGCGAACTCTCTTTCTTCGAATGGAGCTTCACCATGTTCAAACCAACCCCGAATCCCCCCGAAAACGACACCGTCTCCCCCTACGCCGCCGATTCGAACAAACTCAACGAAGCCGCCGAACGCGCCCTCGATCTCCACTTCCCGTCGACCGCCGACATCAAAGCCACCCCACGCACGCCCAGCACCCTGTTCACAGTGGACCCAAAGGCCACGACCGAAACCCTCGTGGTCTATCTGGTCGAGACGCTGGCCTCGGTCGATGTGATGGTCCATCACCTGGTGGATCACCTGGACGGCGGATCGCGCAATGCTCTTCTGGGTATTTCAAATAGCATCATGCTCGCGGAGATCACGGCGAATCGGGTGCTGGATCAGATCGATTCACCTGCATGAGCACGGTGCCAATAACCAGTTTTTGCCGCTTCTGATGTGAAATGGTTTGCTGCCCTTTTGTAGGAGCGAGCTTGCTCGCGATGGTCGTCAACGATGACGCGCCGGGCCTGATGCCCCGCGGCGTTTTCAGGTTTTTCGCGAGCAAGCTCGCTCCTACCAGGAGCAAAACCGAACATCCTGAATTAATAGCGACCATTGAAACCACCCTCCACCTGCCCCATCTAAGACCCATACTCCATTGCGCAGGTGCCCCATGAGCGACCAGCAAGAATTCCCTGAAGACCCCAGCGAATACGCCGACCCGGAGAACGTTGAACATCATTCCACCGGCAAAGGCCTCGCCCTGCCAGGTCAGAACCTGCCGGACAAGGTCT carries:
- a CDS encoding DUF6124 family protein, producing the protein MFKPTPNPPENDTVSPYAADSNKLNEAAERALDLHFPSTADIKATPRTPSTLFTVDPKATTETLVVYLVETLASVDVMVHHLVDHLDGGSRNALLGISNSIMLAEITANRVLDQIDSPA